A single region of the Streptomyces sp. NBC_01262 genome encodes:
- a CDS encoding UDP-N-acetylglucosamine 1-carboxyvinyltransferase: MTLALTPLSGVDAVTVRPGHPLSGVVRVDGSKNAALPLLAAAAATCRTVHLTGVPASADVQAMLSLLQHIGYRIAPPVTDPGAVIVLPPSATSTVPDLPEAARIRASYYLVPALLAVYSQARLPWPGGCQIGERGMDVHFTVYQAFGDTVTVDDRGYRVTAAAPVPDEVVVALPFRSRGASAAAVLRAVVADCRLRLGNPNLSPEVTGMLQALCQAGWQVVIAADLVTVFPPPHRGDGTVVWTVAGDKIEAGTLACAMAAAGGTGRIEGVHGADTAALIKALNRLGIPASPEPDALTVHGADARPTGRSLRAVASLAPDGLDADFEPALIALALSLPGTHLFADAINPGRHGNLLPQLARLGATIEEISPTQCRLTGPQRLTGTSVEATDIRTGSALLIAALTARGTTTVTGLHQLRRGHPDLPAKLLALGADITGITR, from the coding sequence ATGACCCTTGCCCTGACCCCGCTGTCCGGGGTCGATGCCGTTACCGTCCGGCCTGGCCACCCGCTGTCGGGGGTGGTGCGGGTCGACGGTTCGAAGAATGCCGCCCTCCCACTGCTGGCCGCGGCCGCCGCAACGTGCCGCACGGTCCATCTCACCGGCGTTCCGGCCAGCGCGGACGTGCAGGCCATGCTGTCCTTGCTCCAGCACATCGGCTACCGCATTGCCCCTCCGGTCACCGATCCCGGCGCCGTGATCGTCCTGCCCCCGTCCGCGACAAGTACGGTTCCCGACCTTCCCGAAGCCGCCCGGATCCGCGCCTCGTACTACCTGGTGCCCGCCCTGCTGGCGGTCTACAGCCAGGCCAGGCTGCCGTGGCCGGGCGGCTGCCAGATCGGCGAGCGCGGCATGGACGTGCACTTCACGGTCTACCAGGCGTTCGGCGACACCGTCACCGTCGACGACAGGGGCTACCGCGTGACCGCCGCCGCACCCGTCCCGGACGAGGTTGTGGTTGCTCTGCCGTTCCGCTCCCGCGGCGCGAGCGCGGCCGCCGTGCTCCGCGCGGTCGTCGCCGACTGCCGACTGCGCCTGGGCAACCCCAACCTGTCACCTGAAGTGACCGGCATGCTCCAGGCCCTGTGCCAAGCCGGGTGGCAGGTGGTCATCGCCGCCGACCTGGTGACCGTCTTCCCCCCGCCCCACCGCGGCGACGGAACGGTCGTGTGGACGGTGGCCGGCGACAAGATCGAGGCTGGCACGCTGGCGTGCGCCATGGCGGCCGCCGGCGGGACCGGGCGGATCGAGGGCGTCCACGGCGCGGACACCGCCGCGCTGATCAAGGCCCTCAACCGGCTCGGGATCCCCGCCTCCCCCGAACCCGACGCCCTCACCGTCCACGGCGCCGACGCCCGGCCCACCGGACGGTCACTGCGGGCGGTCGCCTCATTGGCCCCCGACGGTCTGGACGCCGACTTCGAACCCGCCCTGATCGCCCTGGCACTCAGCCTGCCTGGCACCCATCTGTTCGCCGACGCCATCAACCCCGGCCGCCACGGCAACCTGCTGCCCCAACTCGCCCGCCTCGGTGCCACGATCGAGGAAATCTCGCCGACTCAGTGCCGCCTCACCGGACCCCAGCGCCTGACCGGCACGAGCGTGGAAGCCACCGACATCCGCACCGGCTCCGCCCTGCTGATCGCCGCTCTGACCGCCCGCGGCACCACCACCGTTACTGGCCTGCACCAACTGCGACGCGGACACCCGGACCTGCCCGCCAAGCTCCTCGCCCTCGGCGCCGACATCACCGGGATCACCCGATGA
- a CDS encoding dCTP deaminase, whose amino-acid sequence MILTGPAIAAAHAAGEITIDPYDPVRLSPNAYDWRLGETLRVCDGDLDAACPTPFTETTLPTDGMVLRPGVLYLGLTLERTGSERYAQLLNGDRTTGALGIWVHVSAPLGHAGHAIRWTLEIRAAKPVRIYPGMTFGKLVFLHTFGPQSSYQRHGKKYTATDGIDISRLYEEIPGGPA is encoded by the coding sequence GTGATCCTCACCGGCCCCGCCATCGCGGCCGCCCACGCCGCCGGCGAGATCACCATCGACCCCTACGACCCCGTCCGCCTGTCACCCAACGCCTACGACTGGCGGCTCGGCGAGACCTTACGCGTCTGCGACGGAGACCTGGACGCCGCCTGTCCCACGCCCTTCACCGAAACCACCCTGCCCACCGACGGGATGGTGCTGCGGCCCGGGGTGCTCTACCTCGGACTCACCCTGGAGCGCACAGGCTCCGAACGCTACGCACAGCTCCTCAACGGCGACCGCACCACCGGCGCCCTGGGCATCTGGGTCCATGTCTCCGCACCGCTCGGCCACGCCGGTCACGCGATCCGCTGGACCCTGGAGATCCGCGCCGCCAAACCCGTGCGCATCTACCCCGGCATGACCTTCGGCAAGCTGGTCTTCCTGCACACCTTCGGCCCGCAATCCAGCTACCAACGACACGGGAAGAAGTACACGGCCACCGACGGCATCGACATCTCCCGCCTGTACGAAGAAATCCCCGGAGGCCCCGCATGA
- a CDS encoding DUF397 domain-containing protein yields MSNTKPNPAELDFSGVTWEKSPFSGGNDNCVELGVIGDLVALRDSKQPEQTPHLYTRGEIEAFLAGVKAGHFDHFA; encoded by the coding sequence GTGAGCAACACCAAGCCCAACCCCGCCGAACTGGACTTCTCCGGTGTCACCTGGGAGAAGAGCCCGTTCAGCGGGGGCAACGACAACTGCGTGGAACTCGGCGTCATAGGCGATCTGGTCGCCCTGCGCGACTCCAAGCAGCCCGAGCAGACCCCGCACCTGTACACCAGGGGCGAAATCGAGGCGTTCCTCGCCGGCGTCAAGGCCGGGCACTTCGACCACTTCGCCTAA
- a CDS encoding IS5 family transposase (programmed frameshift) has protein sequence MERLVPDELWELFERVVPPAPSRPQGGGRRRHGDREVLAAIIFVATSGCTWKQLPPSFGPSGPTAHRRFSEWSKARVWAKLHRLVLDELGSRGELDWSRCAIDSVNMRAMKKGDLTGPNPVDRGKYGSKIHLITERTGLPLSIGISGANMHDSQGLEPLVRGIPPIRSRRGPRRRKPGKLHGDKGYDYRHLRQWLRSRGITHCLARRGIESSTRLGRHRWVVERSVAWLAGCRRLHRRYERKAEHFLAFAAIACTLICYRRLAK, from the exons GTGGAGCGTCTGGTGCCGGATGAACTGTGGGAGCTGTTCGAGCGGGTGGTTCCGCCCGCTCCGTCACGGCCGCAAGGCGGTGGCCGAAGGCGTCATGGGGACCGGGAAGTCCTGGCGGCGATCATCTTCGTGGCCACCTCGGGCTGCACGTGGAAGCAGTTACCTCCCTCGTTCGGGCCTTCGGGGCCGACGGCTCACCGCCGTTTCAGCGAGTGGTCCAAAGCCCGGGTCTGGGCGAAGCTGCACCGGCTGGTACTGGATGAACTGGGCTCTCGCGGAGAGCTGGACTGGTCGCGGTGCGCGATCGACTCGGTGAACATGCGGGCCATGAAAA AGGGGGATCTGACAGGTCCGAATCCTGTGGATCGCGGCAAGTACGGGTCGAAGATCCACTTGATCACCGAGCGCACCGGTCTGCCCTTGTCGATCGGCATTTCGGGGGCGAACATGCACGACAGCCAGGGCCTGGAGCCGCTCGTGCGGGGTATCCCGCCGATCCGCTCGCGACGCGGCCCGCGCCGCCGCAAACCCGGCAAGCTACACGGCGACAAGGGCTACGACTACCGTCACCTGCGGCAATGGCTCCGCAGCCGGGGCATCACACACTGCCTGGCCCGACGAGGCATTGAGTCCTCCACCCGCCTGGGCCGCCACCGCTGGGTCGTAGAGCGCTCCGTGGCCTGGCTCGCCGGCTGCCGCAGACTCCATCGCCGCTACGAACGCAAAGCCGAACACTTCCTCGCCTTCGCCGCCATCGCCTGCACCCTCATCTGCTACCGCCGACTCGCCAAATGA
- a CDS encoding metallophosphoesterase: protein MTARTLRRIVATTDVHSALDQTPAMLTHLHAARETSLVVDCGDFFEGSGYYRLGGGSIERQILLRLYDVLAPGNHGWPHHFEAGLRELTVCANAVDAATGAPLFRRHGGRTVAVTAVIGDQAFSAIPAHQRAGHGVTDPARALVELLLAHHHEADAWILLSHSGFEEDLRLADACPFLDVIFAGHCHSDHYAPEPVGNALVVKGAELGAGYALAEPVGSGWGAHTLTFPRVEQIPPELTAVTEQIGLIRHRLAAPLGPVTTRWRGTTPDRHDLMAATATRLYTELGADAVILNETALRPTALGSMLRLGDLLAVEPFGNQLVHAPVPEALAHDLPALLAYLTDRAGPLVTAPDPLPAGLGTVLTTDYLAETFLRRHLIWGVR from the coding sequence ATGACCGCCCGAACGCTGCGAAGGATCGTGGCGACCACCGACGTCCACTCCGCCCTCGACCAGACACCCGCCATGCTCACCCACCTCCACGCGGCACGCGAGACATCGCTGGTGGTGGACTGCGGCGACTTCTTCGAAGGCTCCGGCTACTACCGGCTCGGCGGCGGCAGCATCGAACGACAGATCCTCCTCCGGCTCTACGACGTGCTCGCCCCGGGCAACCACGGCTGGCCCCACCACTTCGAGGCAGGCCTGCGCGAGCTGACCGTGTGCGCCAACGCCGTCGACGCCGCCACCGGCGCACCGCTCTTCCGTCGCCACGGCGGGCGCACGGTCGCGGTCACCGCCGTCATCGGCGACCAGGCCTTCAGCGCCATCCCCGCCCACCAGCGCGCCGGGCACGGCGTCACCGACCCGGCCCGCGCCCTGGTGGAACTGCTGCTGGCCCACCACCACGAGGCCGACGCCTGGATCCTGCTGTCGCACTCCGGCTTCGAGGAGGACCTCAGGCTCGCCGACGCCTGCCCGTTCCTCGACGTGATCTTCGCCGGGCACTGCCACAGCGACCACTACGCGCCCGAGCCGGTCGGCAACGCCCTGGTGGTCAAAGGCGCGGAACTCGGCGCCGGATACGCCCTCGCCGAACCCGTCGGCTCCGGCTGGGGCGCCCACACCCTCACCTTCCCCCGCGTCGAGCAGATCCCGCCGGAGCTGACGGCGGTCACCGAGCAGATCGGCCTGATCCGCCACCGCCTGGCCGCCCCGCTCGGACCGGTCACCACCCGCTGGCGCGGCACCACCCCCGACCGCCACGACCTGATGGCCGCCACCGCCACCCGCCTGTACACCGAGCTCGGCGCGGACGCGGTGATCCTCAACGAGACGGCCCTGCGGCCCACCGCCCTCGGCAGCATGCTGCGCCTGGGCGACCTGCTGGCCGTCGAACCCTTCGGCAACCAGCTCGTCCACGCCCCCGTCCCCGAGGCCCTGGCCCACGACCTGCCCGCTCTGCTCGCCTACCTCACCGACCGGGCCGGCCCGCTGGTCACCGCCCCCGACCCGCTCCCGGCCGGACTCGGCACCGTGCTGACCACGGACTACCTCGCCGAGACCTTCCTTAGACGTCATCTCATTTGGGGTGTTCGGTAG
- a CDS encoding ATP-binding protein → MSTSPEHLQTMRAQVFKTVTGAGVDEEIADAARLVASELVGNAVRLCGPWTPVVVQVVTGAGRVLVRVHDPEPAAVPYRRDERPDNAESESGRGLWIVDMLAPGWTVEPTPIGKQITCALPLTERAAA, encoded by the coding sequence ATGAGCACCAGCCCGGAGCATCTCCAGACGATGCGGGCGCAGGTGTTCAAGACGGTGACGGGGGCCGGGGTGGACGAGGAGATCGCGGACGCGGCCCGGCTGGTTGCCAGTGAACTCGTCGGCAACGCTGTCCGGTTGTGCGGTCCCTGGACGCCGGTGGTCGTCCAGGTCGTCACCGGCGCCGGGCGCGTTCTGGTGCGGGTGCACGACCCGGAGCCCGCCGCCGTGCCCTACCGCCGAGACGAGCGGCCGGACAACGCGGAGTCCGAATCCGGGCGGGGCTTGTGGATCGTGGACATGCTCGCACCGGGCTGGACCGTGGAGCCCACTCCGATCGGCAAGCAGATCACCTGCGCCCTGCCCCTCACCGAACGGGCAGCCGCCTGA
- a CDS encoding helix-turn-helix domain-containing protein has protein sequence MAWKRNPAQQSVYRRQLSSRLKELRDASGLTLTEVAKTVEVNQGSLSRIETGERGTTPVLVKALLDAYEVTDPAVREDILDLVRADMAQRNTWWRKYSAVINTTQYGGYLALESSAITLRSYEPLLMPGLLQTADYARQVITAMRVDLDAKQISALVDVRMQRQSLLEGEDAPKLWAVIDEAAIRRMSGSPAALKGQLEHLLAVEPRTNITLQLLPFEAGFHPGLYGSFMLMGFPEPNPDVVWVENLTNSVYFEGSSDVERYTEVFDHLRASALGPPETRGRITSMIKEL, from the coding sequence ATGGCGTGGAAGAGGAATCCGGCACAGCAGTCCGTGTACCGACGTCAGCTGTCCTCCCGGCTCAAGGAGTTGAGGGACGCATCAGGCCTGACGCTGACCGAGGTCGCCAAGACCGTCGAGGTAAACCAGGGATCGCTCAGCCGCATCGAGACCGGCGAGCGCGGCACCACCCCCGTACTGGTCAAGGCGCTGCTCGACGCTTACGAGGTCACCGATCCGGCTGTCCGGGAGGACATCTTGGACCTGGTCCGTGCCGACATGGCCCAGCGCAACACCTGGTGGCGCAAGTACTCCGCCGTGATCAACACCACCCAGTACGGCGGCTACCTCGCCCTGGAATCCAGCGCAATCACGCTGCGCAGTTACGAGCCGCTGCTGATGCCCGGCCTGCTGCAGACCGCCGACTACGCGCGGCAGGTCATCACCGCGATGCGCGTCGACCTCGACGCCAAGCAGATCAGCGCCCTGGTGGATGTGCGCATGCAGCGCCAGTCGCTCCTGGAGGGCGAGGACGCCCCCAAGCTGTGGGCGGTGATCGACGAGGCCGCCATCCGCCGCATGAGCGGATCACCGGCCGCCCTGAAGGGGCAACTGGAGCACCTGCTGGCCGTGGAGCCGCGCACGAACATCACGTTGCAGCTGCTGCCGTTCGAGGCCGGGTTCCACCCGGGCCTGTACGGATCGTTCATGCTGATGGGCTTCCCCGAACCCAACCCGGACGTGGTGTGGGTGGAGAATCTGACCAACTCGGTGTACTTCGAGGGATCAAGCGATGTGGAGCGCTACACCGAGGTGTTCGACCACCTGCGGGCCTCGGCCCTCGGTCCGCCCGAGACCCGCGGCCGGATCACGAGCATGATCAAGGAGCTGTGA
- a CDS encoding glycosyltransferase family 4 protein, whose protein sequence is MNPGPGPLVATALDLPAASPGGSVELFLDLYTGTQPPIPAHAFMLPPPGPRPRTPAGLHLLPVRGKCLDGSAFGAYVTALRRALAQAIDPTRIGVLHLQHLTFGATPALIRALPQHPRIALVHGTDLLFAATHRTQLQVLRESARAADAIVVPTGAMADHLLTLAPTTDPHKITHIPWGIPDHLLTTSPPRPARGGAAHLRLLYAGRLTAEKGMQALAGALSLTPGVELSIAAPPAQFHAIAPDLRKAGVHARYLGWLTRPQLWKAFADHDALVMPSTTLEAMGLVALEAQACGLPVLYQPVPGLRETLAHSALPTALDNPTALARTLTHLRTDPGLLPALRASGLSNAARYPLTATATALTALGHQLT, encoded by the coding sequence ATGAACCCCGGGCCCGGCCCGCTGGTCGCCACCGCCCTCGACCTGCCCGCCGCAAGCCCCGGCGGCAGCGTCGAGCTCTTCCTCGACCTCTACACCGGCACCCAACCCCCCATCCCCGCCCACGCGTTCATGCTCCCACCCCCAGGACCCCGCCCCCGCACCCCGGCCGGACTGCACCTGCTCCCGGTCCGCGGCAAGTGCCTCGACGGCTCTGCCTTCGGCGCCTACGTCACCGCTCTGCGCCGCGCCCTCGCCCAGGCCATCGACCCCACCCGCATCGGGGTGCTCCACCTCCAGCACCTCACCTTCGGCGCCACGCCCGCCCTGATCCGCGCCCTGCCCCAGCACCCGCGCATCGCCCTGGTCCACGGCACCGACCTGCTCTTCGCCGCCACCCACCGCACCCAACTCCAGGTCCTACGCGAGAGCGCCCGCGCCGCCGACGCCATCGTGGTCCCCACCGGCGCCATGGCCGACCACCTGCTCACCCTCGCCCCCACCACCGACCCCCACAAGATCACCCACATCCCGTGGGGCATCCCCGACCACCTCCTCACCACCTCACCGCCCAGACCCGCGCGCGGTGGCGCCGCACACCTGCGGCTGCTGTACGCCGGACGCCTCACCGCCGAGAAAGGCATGCAGGCTCTGGCCGGGGCACTCTCGCTCACTCCCGGCGTCGAGCTGAGCATCGCCGCCCCGCCCGCCCAGTTCCACGCCATCGCCCCGGACCTGCGCAAGGCCGGCGTCCACGCCCGCTACCTCGGCTGGCTCACCCGCCCCCAACTGTGGAAGGCCTTCGCCGATCACGATGCCCTCGTCATGCCCTCCACCACCCTGGAAGCCATGGGCCTGGTCGCCCTCGAAGCCCAAGCCTGCGGCCTGCCCGTCCTCTACCAACCCGTCCCCGGCCTACGCGAAACCCTCGCCCACTCAGCATTGCCCACCGCCCTCGACAACCCCACCGCCCTCGCCCGCACCCTCACGCACCTACGCACCGACCCCGGCCTCCTGCCCGCCCTACGCGCCTCAGGCCTCAGCAACGCCGCCCGCTACCCCCTCACGGCCACCGCCACCGCCCTGACCGCCCTCGGCCATCAACTCACCT